The proteins below come from a single Cervus canadensis isolate Bull #8, Minnesota chromosome 2, ASM1932006v1, whole genome shotgun sequence genomic window:
- the NSUN4 gene encoding 5-methylcytosine rRNA methyltransferase NSUN4, translating into MAALVVRGVRDMLKRADFATVQRRQRHKKKWASTEPKFPATRLALQNFDMTYSVQFGDLWPSIRVSLLSEQKYGALVNNFASGDHVSAELEQLKARDFVNEAIFHREPEPENSQTAAPSPASWACSPNLRCFTFTRGDVSRFPPARLGSLGLMDYYLMDAASLLPVLALGLQPGDTVLDLCAAPGGKTLALLQTGCCRNLAANDLSTSRMSRLQRVLHSYVPQDVRDKNRVRVTSWDGRKWGELEGDTYDRVLVDVPCTTDRHSLHEEENNIFQRSRKKERRMLPMLQVQLLAAGLLATKPGGHVVYSTCSLSHLQNEYVVQGAIELLDNQYSIKVQVEDLTHFRKLFMNTFSFFPSCQVGELVIPNLMANFGPMYFCKMCRMT; encoded by the exons GCTTCCACAGAGCCCAAATTTCCTGCTACTCGACTGGCTCTGCAGAATTTTGACATGACCTACAGTGTGCAATTTGGAGATCTCTGGCCATCGATCCGGGTCAGTCTCCTCTCAGAGCAGAAGTATGGTGCACTGGTCAATAACTTCGCTTCTGGGGATCATGTGAGTGCTGAGCTGGAGCAGCTGAAGGCCAGGGACTTCGTGAATGAAGCTATCTTCCACCGGGAACCAGAGCCTGAGAATAGCCAAACTGCTGCTCCATCCCCTGCGTCCTGGGCTTGCAGTCCAAATCTTCGTTGTTTTACTTTCACCAGAGGGGATGTCAGCCGTTTCCCTCCTGCCAG GCTTGGCAGCCTGGGTCTCATGGATTACTACCTGATGGATGCTGCATCCTTGCTGCCTGTCCTGGCCCTTGGCCTGCAGCCTGGTGACACCGTGCTTGACCTGTGTGCAGCCCCTGGGGGAAAGACATTAGCATTGCTTCAGACTGGCTGTTGCC GTAATCTCGCTGCCAATGATCTCTCCACGTCACGAATGAGCAGGCTACAGAGGGTCCTTCACAGCTATGTGCCACAAGATGTCAGGGATAAGAATCGAGTTCGAGTCACATCATGGGATGGCAGGAAGTGGGGAGAATTGGAGGGGGACACCTATGACCGG GTGCTAGTGGATGTGCCTTGTACCACAGACCGCCACTCCCTTCATGAGGAGGAAAACAACATCTTTCAGCGTTCGAGGAAGAAGGAGCGGCGGATGTTGCCTATGTTGCAGGTGCAGCTTCTTGC GGCTGGACTCCTTGCCACCAAACCAGGAGGCCACGTTGTCTATTCCACCTGCTCACTTTCACATTTACAGAATGAGTATGTGGTGCAAGGTGCCATCGAGCTCCTGGACAATCAATACAGCATCAAGGTTCAGGTGGAAGACTTGACTCACTTCCGAAAGCTTTTCAtgaacacattttctttcttcccatcctGCCAAGTTGGGGAGCTGGTAATCCCAAACCTCATGGCCAATTTTGGGCCTATGTACTTTTGCAAAATGTGTAGAATGACGTAG